The following coding sequences lie in one Arachis ipaensis cultivar K30076 chromosome B03, Araip1.1, whole genome shotgun sequence genomic window:
- the LOC107632943 gene encoding uncharacterized protein LOC107632943, whose protein sequence is MSTHRRGHGRGRGRIGNAMPEASGNNPNPVDFMASLGNMAAAMHTTAEALGNQINNGNNGNNGDDGPMTLSSFLKVRPPTFRGTSNPTDTDNWIQAIERALQAQQVPDEQRVGFGTYQLQEEAQHWWQGMRCILQPDGLKQGQMTVIEYTSRFEELYRFSRICQGAPEDFAEWKCIKYKGGLRSDILSFVAPMEIRVFSELVNKSRIAKECVRNAAVEKSDNQEFHQRDHHQNLVPRGRGFKQREYAQPFPHGRNLVGLDDDHQGDGRRKQTRDTSEELTCQKCGRYHPNRPCRIGLGDTLEELTCQKCGRYDLDRSCHFGFGVCYKCGLPGYVSRNCLQEKTQDGGRSN, encoded by the exons ATGTCGACACACAGACGCGGACACGGGCGAGGTAGAGGCAGAATAGGCAATGCTATGCCTGAAGCATCAGGGAATAATCCTAACCCTGTAGACTTTATGGCTTCCTTAGGGAATATGGCCGCGGCGATGCACACGACAGCCGAAGCCCTGGGAAACCAAATAAATAATGGTAACAATGGCAATAACGGCGACGATGGTCCTATGACGCTTTCCTCCTTCCTGAAGGTTCGTCCTCCGACCTTCAGAGGAACCTCGAACCCTACCGATACGGATAACTGGATCCAAGCCATTGAGCGAGCATTACAGGCTCAGCAGGTTCCTGATGAACAGCGGGTTGGGTTTGGAACCTACCAACTACAGGAAGAGGctcagcattggtggcagggcATGAGGTGCATTCTGCAGCCTGATGGG CTGAAACAAGGCCAGATGACTGTTATTGAGTACACTAGCAGGTTTGAGGAACTATATCGTTTTTCACGGATTTGTCAAGGAGCTCCTGAGGATTTTGCTGAGTGGAAATGTATCAAGTATAAAGGGGGCCTTCGGAGTGATATTCTAAGCTTTGTTGCACCTATGGAGATTAGGGTATTTTCTGAACTTGTAAACAAGAGCCGAATAGCTAAAGAATGTGTGAGGAACGCAGCCGTGGAAAAGAGCGATAACCAGGAATTCCACCAAAGAGACCACCACCAGAATTTGGTACCAAGGGGTCGAGGATTCAAGCAAAGAGAATATGCTCAGCCATTTCCTCATGGTCGGAACCTGGTTGGATTGGATGATGATCACCAAGGGGACGGTAGAAGAAAACAAACAAGGGATACTTCGGAGGAGCTGACATGTCAAAAGTGTGGCCGTTACCATCCGAATAGGCCGTGCCGCATTGGCTTGGGGGATACTTTGGAGGAGCTGACATGTCAGAAGTGTGGTCGCTATGATCTGGACAGGTCGTGCCACTTTGGCTTCGGCGTATGTTACAAGTGTGGTCTACCAGGGTACGTATCCAGGAATTGTCTGCAGGAAAAGACTCAAGATGGAGGACGATCAAATTAG